Proteins from one Candidatus Bipolaricaulota bacterium genomic window:
- a CDS encoding ABC transporter permease, whose translation PQLIVGLRYRRMQEMFVASPIGPVPYALGTAISRLLYVLPLIVLVLALLVLTGLPVGKLPPILAVLSVTWLIGSMLGFTVATYVRNPMHISAVSNLLGLLLTLIPPVYYPLSLVPKSVQWLALLVPTTHAAQLVRIYVGAVRVKAGSLALSWAVLGAYAALFLLLVATRARWHEP comes from the coding sequence CCGCAGCTGATCGTGGGGCTCCGATACCGCCGGATGCAGGAGATGTTCGTTGCAAGCCCTATAGGGCCAGTGCCCTACGCTCTAGGAACCGCTATCTCCCGCCTTCTCTATGTCTTACCCTTAATCGTATTGGTCTTAGCCCTGCTAGTGCTAACGGGACTCCCCGTGGGGAAGCTTCCGCCAATCCTTGCGGTCCTCTCCGTGACGTGGCTCATCGGTAGCATGCTGGGGTTTACAGTAGCTACTTACGTGCGCAATCCTATGCATATTTCCGCTGTGTCCAACCTCCTGGGCCTGCTCCTCACGTTGATACCTCCGGTCTACTACCCTTTGAGCCTAGTACCAAAGAGTGTGCAGTGGCTTGCCTTACTTGTGCCCACCACTCACGCAGCCCAGTTGGTCCGGATCTACGTTGGCGCTGTGCGGGTCAAGGCTGGAAGTCTGGCCTTGAGCTGGGCCGTCCTGGGAGCATACGCTGCACTCTTTCTCCTGCTGGTAGCTACCCGGGCACGCTGGCACGAACCGTGA